The window TCTGCCGGTTTTGAGAAGAGTCGGGTTCGCTGTTGCCGTACCAAATGCCCGGCAGGAAGTAAAAGAATGCGCTTCGTATCAAACGGTAGCACATGGAGGTTATGGCGCTATACGTGAAGTTGCAGAGAAAATTCTCAAATCACAAGGGAAATGGGAATCCATCATATCTAAGTATTACTGAGTTAATCTTATGAGAAAACGAAGCTACATCTTTTTGGGAATAATAGTCGTCTGTCTTCTCCTTCTGGGTCTTTCCCTCACCGGATCTCTGGAAACAACCTCTTACGTTAAGAGAGAAGAACAGCCCATGTTAAAGCAGATAATGGATGAAAGTTCAAAAAACAAACAGAAAGGAACCTTAGACTATAATCCAAAGGATGTAAGCCAGGAGATTTTCGGACTCTACTTACCAAGTTACGATGAAAATGGACAAGAAGTTTCAGTAATTCGAGGTGCTTACACAATCTTTCTCAGAAACAGAATATACAGAATTACTAATCCAGAGATCGAATTTGCGGGCCTGAGTGATGGGGGAGAAAACAAACCCAAAAACATCATTATTACCTCGGATTTCGGCGAAATTGATAAAATAACAAAAGAAGCTTTTCTCTACGAAAACGTGGTAACCAGGCTTGAAAATGGTGTACAGATTTTTACTGACGACTTGAAATACCAGAATGAAGATAAAACTGTTTATACCAATGGTTTTGTCACCGTCAAGGGTGAAGGTATGAAAATCACTGGTTCCGGTTTCGAAGTCAGCATGCTGGATTCCAAAGTACGGATAAAAAATGACCCTGAAATGGAACTTAAAAGTACCGGTACTATCTTATTTTCCGATTCAAAAAACACAACTGCAGAGCCTCAGAGCAGTGAGACCAGGGCGTCAGGAAATAATCTCAGCGAGAATCTCTTTATTCGATCAACTGATGAGCTGGTTTTTGAATACAAAAATAAATTGGCGACTTTCTACGATAATGTGCGTATTTCTAAAGGTAAGTCGACAATTTTCTGTGATAAGTTGTCAATATTTTTTACCTCGGGCATTCAAGATGTCGACAGACTAATAGCAAGTGGAAATGTACTTGCCTCGGATGGGGAAAAAACAGCAAAAGGAGAAAGCCTGTCATGGAATACGACAGATCAGGTTGCAGTACTTGATGATGACCCTTTCGCTGAATTTTTTAACAATAGTTTGACAATTTCTGCCGCAAAGATTAAGTTTTTCAAAGAACAGAGCAAAATGGAGGTGCCCGTATCCGGACAACTCACCACAACTGCAAAAAAACAGGAGCCAAAGAGCAATGATCAGAAAGAAAAGAGCGGGCTCCCGACTTTTCCCGGCCAGGAACTGGGCATGGAAAGCATCATAATAACGTGGAAAGGTAAAATGTTATTTAACCAGGAAACAAACCAGGCCGTCTTCGAAAAAGAAGTTGTTGTCAACAAAGAGTCGACAAAGCTCTATTGCGACAAACTTGTAATCACTCATGATGAGGAAGGAACATTAAAAAACCTTGTTGCTACTCATAATGTTCACTTAATTGAGAAACAGGATGATTCCCGGAGGGAAGCAAAAGGAGATAAAATGATATGGACTGCACAAGGGAACTATACTGAATTATACGGAACCCCCCTGGCATCAGTCGTGGATGATGAAAAAGATCTGTCCGCTCCAAAAATCTTGTTTTCACAAAATGACAAGAAAATGTTGGCAGAAGGGAAAGGTGAACTGATAATAAAAACTCGTACAGAAAAAGATGAAGATACCGGGCCTGTTCAGATCAAATGGGAAGATAAGATGACATATGATGGCATAACCAAAACTGCAATTTTTTACGGGTTTGTAAAGGCGACAAAGGGTAACGAAAAACTTGATTGCGACAAACTGGACGTTTTTTTCTATGATAAAGACAAAATCAAGAAACTCGTTGCCTCAGATAATGTTTATATTGCAAGTCCTGACCTGGAAAATTCATCAGGAGTTGGTTCCCTGCTCGTTTGGGATTTTTCAATAAATGTTGCCGTACTTACCGGGGATCCACTGGCAGAGTTACGCCGGTCCGGGGTCAGAACATTCTCCAAGAAGGTCTATTTTGACATTAATACCAAAAGAGTTCATTGGGAAGGAAAACCTCACTGGCTGGTTTACGAGTGAAGATAACTATTTTATGATATTTAAAAATTTACCTTATCAAATTATTCTCATACTTCTTTTTCCCGTTCTTCAGCCGGATAAAGCAATGCCTGAGGATCTTTCTCAGAGCATAACTGTCATTGCCCGCCACGGTTCGCTAGAGAATACTCCGGAAAACACCTTTGCTTCTTTCAGAAAAGCCCTGACCCTCGGTATTGGAGGTTTAGAAGTAGATGTACGGAAAACCAAAGATGGCAATCTCATCCTGATGCATGATGGTTTAATTGACCGGACCACCGATGGTAAAGGTTATGTCGATGCATTGCTGTACGATGAGATAAAGCAATACGATGCGGGATCATGGAGAGGTGGAGAGTTTACCGGAGAAAGAGTACCCCTGCTCGCTGATGCTTTGCAATTTGCGAAAGATCATCACTTAAAGATACTTCTCAATGTGAAAGAACATGGCATTGAACAACAGGTACTTTCTCTTATCAATGAGATTGATATCATTGATCAAATTTACTTCAGTGGAACATTAGAAACAATCCTTAATGAAGAAACAGCTGCCCTGGGAACAAATCTTATTTTTATTCCGGAAAATGAATTAACCAATGATATTATTGACCTTATCCATCAAAAACATGGCCATGTAGGAACAAAGCTATTTGATTCTGATAATAGAGACAAAATGAGAAAAAGGATGATTCAGGGAGTAGATGTCATCTTGACTGATTATCCAAGCGTTGCAATGGACTTATTACACTATGAGAAAGGAACCGGCCAGGTTACCAATGATACATTCAATAATGATGAAAACACTACCGTCAAAACTGAAAGTGGCATACACAAAGAACAGGTAGATCAGGCCATCAACTTGATGACTGAGGGGGAACCGGATAAATCGAGAATGGCTGCACTGGCAATGAGCACTTTCCCGACAGAGATCTCTCTGCCCCGGTTAAAAGATCTTTTAACGTATAACAAAAAACTGAAACGTTTCAGTACAATCAAGAACTTTCTTTCAACAATCAAACACGCAAAGAGCGATATATTTCATTCAATGACAGTCAGAAAGAATGCTGCATGGGCCCTGGGCCTTACAAAAGACAAGAGAGCCGTTCAAGCTCTTGCCTTACAACTCGAAACCAAAAATTCCGAGCTGAAAAGAGAAATCATTCTGGCTCTTCAAAAGATCTCGGATAAAAAGGCTATACCATATCTTAATGAAATAGTATTAAACGACAAAGACCCGTTTGTCAGATATGATGCAGCAAGAGCGCTTGGAGAAATCAGACATTTAGACGCAGTTTACACCTTGACAGAAGCACTGCAAAGGGACCTCAGCTGGATGGTGAAATCCGGATGTGCCTGTGCGTTGGGAAAAATTGGCAGTGACAAGGCAGTACATGCGCTGAAGAATGTCCTGGTTACTGACGCAGGCGTTCAGGCCTCCTGGACACGAAAAACAGCAGCATGGGCATTAGCAGAAATCGGAGGGAGAGGAATAGAGGCTCTAGCATTTTCCCTTCGTGACAATGAAAGAAGCACACGAAGGAGAGCCAGTTGGGCCCTGATCCAGATCGGAGAACCTTCAATACCCCATTTAATAAGAGCTCTGCGCGATCCAAACAGATTTGCCCGCGCAAGGTCGGCAATGGTACTGGGGTGGATAGGAGACCCAAAAGCGGTCAATTCACTATCATGGGCTCTCAATGATAAAGACCCGGTTGTAAGAAAATCGGCAGCCTGGGCACTTGGAAAGATAGGAGGATCTGAGGCAAAAACGGTACTAGAGAAGAGGATCTCCTCTGAAGAGGAAAAAGACGTCCTGGAATACGCAAAAGAAGCAATTCAAAGAATAAGTTTATAAGAATAGATAAATAAGGAAACTGGTAAATATACTATGAACAATAAAATCGTCTATCTCGTTGGAGCTGGGCCTGGTGATCCAGGATTAATTACCGTAAAAGGTATGTCATGTATTAAAAAAGCTGATGTCGTCGTTTACGACTATCTCGTCAGCAAAAGTCTCTTAAAAAACGCCAGGCACGATGCCGAAATAATCTATGTCGGCAAACAGGGAAACAAGCACACGATGGAACAGGAAGATATCAATCAGCTGCTTGTAGACAAGGCAAATGAAAACAAAACAGTAACGCGGTTAAAAGGCGGAGATCCTTATGTATTCGGCAGGGGAGGAGAAGAGGGCATTGTCTTAAGGGAGCACAATATCCCCTTTGAGGTTGTCCCTGGAATAACAGCTGCGATCGCGACTCCTGCATATGCAGGTATTCCGGTGACTCACCGCTCCTATACTTCGACTTTTGGTCTTATCACCGGACACGAAGACCCGACAAAGGACCACAGTGAAATAGATTGGGAAAAATTGAGTACCGGCATAGGCACTCTGACATTCTATATGGGAATAAAAAATCTTCCAAATATCGTAAAACAGCTCACCAGGTATGGAAGACCCCGGAATACACCAGCCGCCGTCATAAGATGGGGAACTACTACCTCACAGAAAACGGTAGTAGGTACCCTTGCCGACATCGTAGAAAAGGCAAAGGACATAAAACCTCCCGCCATAACAATAGTAGGCGAAGTGGTAAAACTCAGAGATCAGCTGAACTGGTTTGAAACGAGACCTCTTTTCGGTAAGACTATTGTCGTTACCCGATCGAGAGATCAGGCAAGTGAGTTTTCAGAGAGGCTTATTGATCTTGGAGCAAACGTAATTGAGTTTCCTACGATCAGTATAACCGGGCCAGAAGATTTTGAACCACTCGACAAAGAGATCAGAAGATTGGATTCAACCGCTTGGATAATCTTTACGAGTGTAAACGGTGTTGATTCTTTTTTTCAGCGGATATTTGATCTTGGCCGTGATGTAAGAGATCTCAAGGGAGTTAAAATATGTGCAATCGGGCCGGCAACAACTGAACGGATCAAAGGATTTCATGTAAAAATTGACTGCCAACCCCCCAAATATGTTGCAGAAAGTGTTGTTGATGTCTTGAAAAAGGTTGACGACCTCAAGGGGAAACATATCCTCATGCCGCGTGCAGACATCGCCCGCAGCTACCTGCCGGAGGAACTGCAGAAGCTGGGAGCTGACGTTGCAGATGTTATTGCCTATAAGACAGTGATTGCGGATAGTGAAGACGGCACCGTATTGGAACAACTAAAAGACGGAACGATCGATATCGTAACATTTACCAGCTCTTCCACGGTGAGAAATTTTGTACAAATTATCGGCAAAGACAACTTTGATAAAATTAAAGAAAAGGTACAATTCGCAAGTATTGGCCCGATAACGACTGAAACCGCCGAGGATATGGATATTACGTTGTATATAAAGGCCGATGAGTATACAATTCCAGGGCTGGTTACGGCAATTGTTGAAAATGTGAAAGGGAATGCATCAGGGGGGATTTGACACCCCCCGGACACGAGAAAAGTGAGTTACCCCTTATTCACATAGCAGGTGAATATCCAAATTATTGGCAAGATAAACCATTATATTTTCAGCAGTTATAGTGATTGTTTTGGTGTGATGTTTTTTTCAGCTTCTTTATTAACAATGTTATACCTCTTTACTCTCCTTTCAATTATGAAGTGCTGTTAACAATTTTCCAATCCATATTTTTTTCTTGATATACTCATCTCATACTGGATTTCGGATAAAATCAGAGAAAAAAAACGGAGCGGG is drawn from Candidatus Scalindua sp. and contains these coding sequences:
- the lptC gene encoding LPS export ABC transporter periplasmic protein LptC, which gives rise to MRKRSYIFLGIIVVCLLLLGLSLTGSLETTSYVKREEQPMLKQIMDESSKNKQKGTLDYNPKDVSQEIFGLYLPSYDENGQEVSVIRGAYTIFLRNRIYRITNPEIEFAGLSDGGENKPKNIIITSDFGEIDKITKEAFLYENVVTRLENGVQIFTDDLKYQNEDKTVYTNGFVTVKGEGMKITGSGFEVSMLDSKVRIKNDPEMELKSTGTILFSDSKNTTAEPQSSETRASGNNLSENLFIRSTDELVFEYKNKLATFYDNVRISKGKSTIFCDKLSIFFTSGIQDVDRLIASGNVLASDGEKTAKGESLSWNTTDQVAVLDDDPFAEFFNNSLTISAAKIKFFKEQSKMEVPVSGQLTTTAKKQEPKSNDQKEKSGLPTFPGQELGMESIIITWKGKMLFNQETNQAVFEKEVVVNKESTKLYCDKLVITHDEEGTLKNLVATHNVHLIEKQDDSRREAKGDKMIWTAQGNYTELYGTPLASVVDDEKDLSAPKILFSQNDKKMLAEGKGELIIKTRTEKDEDTGPVQIKWEDKMTYDGITKTAIFYGFVKATKGNEKLDCDKLDVFFYDKDKIKKLVASDNVYIASPDLENSSGVGSLLVWDFSINVAVLTGDPLAELRRSGVRTFSKKVYFDINTKRVHWEGKPHWLVYE
- a CDS encoding HEAT repeat domain-containing protein translates to MTLIPKEFIGKENLTGWFTSEDNYFMIFKNLPYQIILILLFPVLQPDKAMPEDLSQSITVIARHGSLENTPENTFASFRKALTLGIGGLEVDVRKTKDGNLILMHDGLIDRTTDGKGYVDALLYDEIKQYDAGSWRGGEFTGERVPLLADALQFAKDHHLKILLNVKEHGIEQQVLSLINEIDIIDQIYFSGTLETILNEETAALGTNLIFIPENELTNDIIDLIHQKHGHVGTKLFDSDNRDKMRKRMIQGVDVILTDYPSVAMDLLHYEKGTGQVTNDTFNNDENTTVKTESGIHKEQVDQAINLMTEGEPDKSRMAALAMSTFPTEISLPRLKDLLTYNKKLKRFSTIKNFLSTIKHAKSDIFHSMTVRKNAAWALGLTKDKRAVQALALQLETKNSELKREIILALQKISDKKAIPYLNEIVLNDKDPFVRYDAARALGEIRHLDAVYTLTEALQRDLSWMVKSGCACALGKIGSDKAVHALKNVLVTDAGVQASWTRKTAAWALAEIGGRGIEALAFSLRDNERSTRRRASWALIQIGEPSIPHLIRALRDPNRFARARSAMVLGWIGDPKAVNSLSWALNDKDPVVRKSAAWALGKIGGSEAKTVLEKRISSEEEKDVLEYAKEAIQRISL
- the cobA gene encoding uroporphyrinogen-III C-methyltransferase produces the protein MNNKIVYLVGAGPGDPGLITVKGMSCIKKADVVVYDYLVSKSLLKNARHDAEIIYVGKQGNKHTMEQEDINQLLVDKANENKTVTRLKGGDPYVFGRGGEEGIVLREHNIPFEVVPGITAAIATPAYAGIPVTHRSYTSTFGLITGHEDPTKDHSEIDWEKLSTGIGTLTFYMGIKNLPNIVKQLTRYGRPRNTPAAVIRWGTTTSQKTVVGTLADIVEKAKDIKPPAITIVGEVVKLRDQLNWFETRPLFGKTIVVTRSRDQASEFSERLIDLGANVIEFPTISITGPEDFEPLDKEIRRLDSTAWIIFTSVNGVDSFFQRIFDLGRDVRDLKGVKICAIGPATTERIKGFHVKIDCQPPKYVAESVVDVLKKVDDLKGKHILMPRADIARSYLPEELQKLGADVADVIAYKTVIADSEDGTVLEQLKDGTIDIVTFTSSSTVRNFVQIIGKDNFDKIKEKVQFASIGPITTETAEDMDITLYIKADEYTIPGLVTAIVENVKGNASGGI